A window of Chitinophaga sp. MM2321 contains these coding sequences:
- a CDS encoding PKD domain-containing protein gives MSLFILSKHKSLISSLLILLSACFISSAAGAQIKADFSASSTSDCELLLTTFSDKSTGTPVSWRWDFGNGYSSTEQHPSASYVKPGTYTVTLTVKNAAGETDVVTKTGYIIVRSKPVVDFTASSITGCAPFQTTFTDKSDPVDGTLTTYTWDYGDGTTGTGKSSQHTYKREGQYPVTLVVTNSFNCTSYKLVDKMVTVTPAPVANFTVAEKILCKAPVDVQFTNTSTGDGTLTYKWEFDDGTTSTLKDPGSHTFTTKGLHSIKLTVTNERQCTSVKTMSDINVAGYTTDITFPAPVCTNAPVVFSGVFPTGDQTNVAWEINGQPSPTNADNTTTYTPTTAGPIKVKLTATYGKCVEVVEKNIDVKPSPEANVTVAVPPVCNLPATATFNDNAPAATSWKWDFGDGQTATTQHPAHAYQAEGVFNATLVATNTAGCSVTSSTKVNIAPTKITAVGTGISGCEGLTATFSASSNNTDLIQTYAWDFGDGSAPSTSATPSHLYAKAGSYPVSLKYTTVNGCTGTVKTANNVEVYTKPTPEFYSPDIPTVCGNKAAAFINKSDLGDSWKWDFGDNTTGTGEKTGHSYKAPGTYTVQLTVGNHTCFNTITKENYITAVTPFPRFSVKPVDCDRRTTFTFEERSLGATSWEWNWGDGTDTSYTTQTGTLTHIFPASGTYVVKLTVSNGQCTAYESLKVTVIAASPVVISTDKTTLCSNEPLDASITTYDPAIYNPSAYKWMANGVDYNKNGSQESFVYRNLAPGKQLIQLSATNTQGCVDKSNIVTTNVRGPVAKFISPAAKCHGSELTFTDASDVSNSAGIRQWEWDFGDGTPVQTLTSEPFRHTYDESGSYKPVVKVTDKEGCTSTFNGKALLVNGPNAVFDASAYIVKPGTDVYFNNKSNVTGGTITSVNWDFGDGKSSTATGNVMNNYANKGLYKVKLQVTDNNGCKDVTENQVKVSAVGASFTYKASFVNGSNCAPVLFRFTNTSLDYKTSHWDFGDGGTSDEANPLHTYSTSGRYQVILTATGEANSVDTYIDTVEVKGPYAEIKASSGGGCMQKEIEFTVIPQGATDFSWDFTDGIIQQTTDLKVKHAFTSPGIYKPRLVLKDASGCKGSALLPDPIVIDKLDVSLEPVSATLCGAGTITFAPEFNSYSIDSLGKPATYKWTYDPSLVPTNETTATPGFYVDKPGKYDFSLTTTTAYGCEQTVTTSTMVYPKPVAAITGPDETCIAIPADFSGQVANGSNVTWKWNMGNGQIADVQKPASQSYSQAGPANVSLVITNKDGCTDTANHLLNVLPLPAAKASSLSEFICLHNTTVLQATGGSSYEWTPATGLSAPQTANPQANPETTTTYQVKVTDNKGCINTDQVTLRVVQPLKIQATPDTSLCLGDVLSLYASGADAYQWEGTGLTNPNANATTANLTSLGTYPYTVTGYDKEGCFSDKASLQVKVDPHPTVEIGPNREMMAGTPLYITAKASNDVVHYNWSPVEGLDCPTCPTVKAIPNLTTKYTLEVESNYGCKATDQMTVHILCNQGAVYMPNAFTPNEDGQNEYIYPKGKGVKEIAFLRIYDRWGSLVFENVHFQVNTPSAGWNGRSKNNKEAALGSYVYFMQTVCESGETYEFKGSVLLVR, from the coding sequence ATGAGCCTTTTTATACTGTCGAAGCATAAATCGCTTATATCATCGTTGCTTATTCTGCTATCCGCCTGTTTTATTTCATCGGCAGCCGGAGCACAGATTAAAGCTGATTTTAGTGCGTCGTCCACCAGTGATTGTGAATTGTTATTAACAACATTTAGTGATAAATCAACCGGCACTCCCGTCTCCTGGCGGTGGGATTTCGGCAATGGATATTCTTCTACCGAACAACATCCCAGTGCATCTTATGTTAAACCAGGCACCTATACGGTAACGCTTACTGTAAAGAATGCAGCGGGAGAAACAGATGTTGTTACCAAAACCGGTTACATCATTGTGAGATCGAAGCCTGTAGTTGATTTCACAGCCTCCTCAATAACCGGTTGTGCACCTTTTCAAACCACTTTTACAGATAAATCAGATCCGGTAGATGGCACACTAACCACCTATACATGGGATTACGGCGATGGTACCACCGGTACCGGCAAGAGCAGTCAACATACCTATAAAAGGGAAGGACAATATCCAGTAACGTTAGTAGTGACCAACAGCTTTAACTGTACAAGCTATAAGTTAGTGGATAAAATGGTGACCGTAACACCGGCGCCTGTTGCCAACTTCACCGTAGCCGAAAAGATCCTCTGTAAGGCACCTGTTGATGTTCAGTTTACCAATACCTCCACCGGAGACGGTACCCTGACCTATAAATGGGAATTTGATGATGGTACCACTTCCACCCTGAAAGATCCCGGTAGCCATACTTTTACGACCAAGGGCCTGCATAGTATCAAACTAACGGTAACGAATGAACGTCAGTGTACATCGGTCAAAACAATGAGTGACATCAACGTGGCCGGCTATACGACAGATATTACTTTTCCGGCGCCGGTCTGCACCAATGCGCCGGTTGTTTTCAGCGGCGTGTTTCCCACCGGGGACCAGACCAATGTTGCCTGGGAGATTAACGGGCAACCATCACCCACTAATGCAGATAACACCACCACCTATACGCCAACAACAGCAGGGCCTATAAAAGTGAAGCTTACCGCCACCTACGGTAAATGTGTGGAGGTGGTAGAAAAAAATATTGATGTAAAACCTTCTCCGGAAGCTAATGTTACAGTGGCAGTGCCGCCTGTCTGTAACCTGCCTGCAACGGCTACCTTTAATGATAATGCACCTGCTGCCACTTCCTGGAAATGGGACTTTGGCGATGGACAAACGGCAACCACGCAGCACCCTGCGCACGCCTATCAGGCTGAAGGCGTTTTCAACGCCACCCTGGTAGCTACCAATACAGCAGGTTGCAGTGTTACCAGCAGTACCAAGGTCAATATTGCCCCCACAAAAATAACAGCGGTGGGCACCGGCATCAGCGGTTGTGAAGGATTGACCGCCACTTTCAGTGCTTCCAGCAACAACACTGACCTCATTCAAACATATGCATGGGATTTCGGCGATGGCTCTGCTCCTTCCACATCAGCCACACCTTCCCACCTGTACGCCAAAGCCGGTAGTTACCCGGTAAGCCTGAAATATACTACTGTCAATGGTTGTACAGGTACTGTCAAAACAGCCAATAACGTAGAGGTATATACGAAACCGACACCGGAATTTTATTCACCGGATATCCCTACTGTATGCGGCAACAAAGCTGCGGCATTTATCAATAAATCTGACCTGGGCGACAGCTGGAAATGGGATTTCGGTGACAACACCACCGGCACCGGTGAAAAAACAGGCCACAGCTACAAAGCACCGGGAACCTATACCGTACAACTAACCGTAGGTAATCATACCTGTTTTAATACCATTACCAAAGAGAACTATATTACTGCGGTAACGCCATTCCCCCGCTTCAGTGTTAAACCTGTGGATTGTGACCGGAGAACCACCTTTACCTTTGAAGAACGCTCACTGGGTGCTACCAGTTGGGAATGGAACTGGGGAGATGGAACAGATACTTCGTATACTACCCAAACAGGTACATTGACGCATATTTTTCCGGCCAGTGGTACCTATGTTGTAAAACTTACCGTATCAAACGGGCAATGTACGGCCTACGAATCATTAAAGGTAACGGTGATCGCAGCTTCTCCTGTCGTTATCAGCACAGATAAAACAACCTTATGCAGCAATGAACCGCTGGATGCCAGCATCACCACTTACGATCCTGCGATATACAATCCTTCGGCATATAAGTGGATGGCTAACGGCGTTGATTATAATAAAAATGGCAGCCAGGAAAGCTTTGTTTATCGTAACCTGGCGCCGGGCAAACAATTAATACAGTTGTCTGCCACTAATACGCAAGGTTGTGTAGACAAAAGCAATATCGTAACCACAAATGTACGCGGACCGGTAGCGAAATTTATTTCTCCCGCAGCAAAATGCCATGGTAGTGAGCTCACTTTTACAGATGCCAGTGATGTAAGTAATAGTGCAGGTATCCGTCAATGGGAATGGGATTTTGGTGATGGTACGCCCGTACAAACCCTTACCAGCGAGCCATTCCGTCATACTTACGACGAGTCCGGTAGCTATAAGCCCGTAGTTAAAGTAACAGATAAAGAAGGCTGTACCAGCACCTTCAATGGCAAGGCCCTGCTGGTGAACGGTCCCAATGCCGTTTTTGACGCCAGCGCCTATATTGTCAAACCCGGTACTGATGTATATTTCAACAACAAGTCAAATGTAACCGGTGGCACTATCACCAGCGTTAATTGGGACTTTGGCGATGGTAAATCATCCACCGCCACCGGTAATGTGATGAACAATTACGCCAACAAAGGACTTTATAAAGTAAAGCTACAGGTCACAGACAACAACGGTTGTAAAGATGTTACGGAAAACCAGGTGAAAGTTTCTGCTGTTGGCGCCTCCTTCACCTACAAAGCATCCTTTGTAAACGGTAGCAACTGCGCACCCGTACTTTTCCGCTTTACCAACACTTCGCTGGATTATAAAACCAGTCATTGGGATTTTGGCGACGGCGGTACCTCCGATGAAGCAAATCCTTTACATACTTATTCCACATCGGGACGCTACCAGGTGATCCTGACCGCCACCGGGGAAGCCAATTCAGTAGATACGTACATTGATACGGTAGAAGTAAAAGGCCCTTACGCTGAAATCAAGGCCAGTTCCGGCGGTGGATGTATGCAAAAAGAAATTGAATTTACCGTTATCCCTCAGGGAGCGACAGACTTCAGCTGGGATTTTACCGATGGTATTATTCAGCAGACAACAGACCTTAAAGTAAAACATGCTTTTACATCGCCGGGCATTTATAAACCACGCCTTGTACTGAAGGATGCTTCGGGTTGTAAAGGCAGTGCACTGCTTCCTGATCCGATTGTTATAGACAAACTGGATGTATCATTAGAACCGGTATCGGCCACACTTTGCGGAGCAGGAACCATTACCTTCGCACCGGAATTCAACAGCTATTCTATCGACTCCCTGGGCAAACCAGCTACTTACAAATGGACCTACGATCCTTCCCTGGTACCAACCAATGAAACAACCGCTACACCAGGGTTCTATGTTGACAAGCCCGGTAAATATGATTTTAGTCTTACTACCACCACCGCTTATGGTTGTGAACAAACAGTAACAACCAGCACGATGGTATATCCCAAACCCGTAGCCGCCATCACCGGTCCGGACGAAACCTGCATAGCCATACCGGCAGATTTCAGTGGCCAGGTAGCCAATGGCAGCAACGTTACCTGGAAATGGAATATGGGTAACGGGCAGATAGCGGATGTACAGAAACCGGCGTCGCAGTCCTATTCTCAGGCAGGACCAGCAAATGTATCATTGGTTATTACCAATAAGGATGGCTGTACGGATACTGCCAACCACCTCCTGAATGTACTGCCGTTGCCGGCCGCAAAAGCCTCTTCCCTGAGTGAATTCATTTGTTTGCATAACACCACCGTATTGCAGGCAACAGGTGGAAGCTCCTACGAATGGACCCCTGCTACGGGCCTGAGTGCACCGCAAACAGCAAACCCGCAGGCCAATCCTGAAACCACCACCACCTACCAGGTGAAGGTTACTGATAATAAAGGCTGCATCAATACAGACCAGGTAACGCTGCGCGTAGTGCAACCACTCAAGATACAAGCTACACCGGATACTTCGCTTTGTTTGGGCGATGTGCTGTCTTTATATGCATCCGGCGCAGATGCTTATCAGTGGGAAGGTACCGGTCTGACTAATCCTAACGCCAACGCCACTACGGCAAACTTAACAAGCCTGGGCACTTATCCGTACACCGTTACGGGATACGACAAAGAAGGCTGCTTTTCAGACAAAGCATCCCTCCAGGTAAAAGTAGATCCGCATCCTACCGTGGAAATAGGTCCTAACCGTGAAATGATGGCAGGAACACCCTTGTACATTACCGCCAAGGCCAGCAATGATGTGGTACACTATAACTGGTCGCCGGTGGAAGGACTCGACTGCCCTACCTGCCCTACCGTAAAAGCCATTCCTAACCTCACTACAAAGTATACACTGGAAGTAGAGAGTAACTATGGCTGTAAGGCTACGGATCAGATGACAGTGCATATCCTGTGCAACCAGGGAGCGGTATACATGCCCAACGCTTTTACACCTAACGAAGATGGGCAAAATGAATACATCTACCCGAAAGGAAAAGGGGTAAAAGAAATCGCTTTCCTGCGCATCTATGACCGTTGGGGAAGCCTCGTTTTCGAAAACGTACATTTCCAGGTCAATACACCGTCTGCCGGCTGGAATGGCCGTAGTAAAAATAATAAAGAAGCCGCCCTGGGAAGCTATGTTTATTTTATGCAGACCGTCTGCGAAAGTGGGGAAACATATGAATTTAAAGGGAGTGTATTACTCGTGAGATAG
- a CDS encoding YccF domain-containing protein — translation MNLIGNIIWIIFGGFFTFIEYMIGGLLLCLTIIGIPFGLQCFKIGFFSLMPFGQHVRDVPGPTGCLSTIFNILWIFCGGIWIALTHLGFGILLAITIIGIPFARQHFKLMALCFTPFGKEIY, via the coding sequence ATGAATTTAATAGGAAATATAATCTGGATCATTTTTGGAGGGTTCTTCACTTTCATTGAATATATGATAGGTGGTTTGTTGCTCTGTCTTACCATCATCGGCATTCCTTTCGGATTGCAGTGTTTTAAAATTGGATTTTTCTCGCTGATGCCTTTTGGGCAGCATGTAAGGGATGTGCCGGGGCCTACGGGTTGTCTCTCTACTATTTTTAATATCCTGTGGATCTTTTGTGGTGGTATCTGGATTGCCCTTACACATCTTGGATTTGGCATATTGCTCGCCATCACAATTATAGGGATTCCTTTTGCGCGGCAACATTTTAAACTAATGGCACTGTGCTTTACGCCGTTCGGAAAAGAGATCTATTAA